The following are encoded together in the Bos indicus x Bos taurus breed Angus x Brahman F1 hybrid chromosome 24, Bos_hybrid_MaternalHap_v2.0, whole genome shotgun sequence genome:
- the CETN1 gene encoding centrin-1 isoform X2, protein MSLSELQELVMDREKRKVGPKPELTEEQKQEVREAFDLFDADGSGTIDVKELKVAMRALGFEPRKEEMKRMIADVDKEGTGKISFNDFLAVMTQKMAEKDTKEEILKAFRLFDDDETGKISFKNLKRVAKELGENLTDEELQEMIDEADRDGDGEVNEDEFLRIMKKTNLY, encoded by the exons atgagtctgagtgaactccaggagctggtgatggacagggag AAAAGAAAGGTGGGGCCTAAGCCCGAACTCACTGAAGAGCAAAAGCAAGAAGTTCGCGAAGCGTTCGACCTCTTCGATGCCGACGGCAGCGGCACCATCGACGTGAAGGAGCTCAAAGTGGCCATGAGGGCGCTGGGCTTTGAACCCAGGAAGGAGGAGATGAAGAGGATGATCGCCGACGTGGACAAAGAAGGCACGGGGAAGATCAGCTTCAACGACTTCTTGGCCGTGATGACTCAGAAGATGGCTGAGAAAGACACCAAGGAAGAAATCCTGAAGGCGTTCAGGCTCTTTGATGATGACGAGACCGGGAAAATCTCTTTCAAAAACCTAAAGCGTGTGGCCAAAGAGTTGGGAGAAAACCTCACGGATGAAGAGCTCCAGGAAATGATTGACGAAGCTGACCGAGATGGAGACGGCGAAGTGAACGAGGATGAGTTTCTTCGCATCATGAAAAAGACCAACCTCTATTGA
- the CETN1 gene encoding centrin-1 isoform X1 yields MASSYRKPTVASTSQKRKVGPKPELTEEQKQEVREAFDLFDADGSGTIDVKELKVAMRALGFEPRKEEMKRMIADVDKEGTGKISFNDFLAVMTQKMAEKDTKEEILKAFRLFDDDETGKISFKNLKRVAKELGENLTDEELQEMIDEADRDGDGEVNEDEFLRIMKKTNLY; encoded by the coding sequence ATGGCTTCCAGCTACAGGAAGCCCACCGTGGCCTCCACCAGCCAGAAAAGAAAGGTGGGGCCTAAGCCCGAACTCACTGAAGAGCAAAAGCAAGAAGTTCGCGAAGCGTTCGACCTCTTCGATGCCGACGGCAGCGGCACCATCGACGTGAAGGAGCTCAAAGTGGCCATGAGGGCGCTGGGCTTTGAACCCAGGAAGGAGGAGATGAAGAGGATGATCGCCGACGTGGACAAAGAAGGCACGGGGAAGATCAGCTTCAACGACTTCTTGGCCGTGATGACTCAGAAGATGGCTGAGAAAGACACCAAGGAAGAAATCCTGAAGGCGTTCAGGCTCTTTGATGATGACGAGACCGGGAAAATCTCTTTCAAAAACCTAAAGCGTGTGGCCAAAGAGTTGGGAGAAAACCTCACGGATGAAGAGCTCCAGGAAATGATTGACGAAGCTGACCGAGATGGAGACGGCGAAGTGAACGAGGATGAGTTTCTTCGCATCATGAAAAAGACCAACCTCTATTGA